A genomic segment from Micromonospora echinaurantiaca encodes:
- a CDS encoding ATP-binding protein — MSRSSTPGSPAGRPAAPPGNRARSFDYTDAPEPDEAALDPALVPAPGHGGVGVFQAPRPVQRRAATEPAPAPSTSDSADIDSPFLDLFGGAHPGAARPAPPRRGPEREQPTIPQQPATAPLPAPPEVAPPAPVAEPPATYQPPTRPARPRVPQQPGDRLPVVRPPAQPVPADPGGARAADELDPPEPPDRPARRAPKQLPERPAGREIAPPRQRSPERRKQPAKPVRVKPPKITFGDRDPAVELAITEIAGHLTFTPNTVTAWYWLPEVRWAFRPDAEREALLSAISEQYAGLAGFRLHLRRTTRPFPADEWARTIDANTPAPLPDVPGTPGWGDHLVAAQRHLLSVNHAEGQTYLGVTFARRSLGDSLTERLLRTFGRGVAEGERRRLGRTVEQFDEVLGAFGMRGRRVTPQELEWLLYRSVALCMAPPGALSPVTDGRWERGDLLALTEQVERYRTPYGSTVKLVNRVTGEERHVAVLAVGRMEPLEIPERHEPWLHFHERLPWPMELSTRVDILGPGDSFRNLEHRLRMIRSQQLDYAEHGIDAPPELERLAKRALVIGDEMTTGLPVDSARAHGWHRIAVGGRTREECLERARRLVQLYSRELRISLQHPKNQDWLAREFIPGEPIANTGYVRRMPVNLLAAALPQAASTVGDRRGDLIGRTAGTCRRPVFLDLHYPMEVRERSGLAVFVAEPGGGKSTLLGALGYLAARRGVQVTLLDPSGPLARLCAMPELRPYSRVLNLTGSEHGTLAPYSLIPTPLRSEFGAGAAGDREFEIAVSNARAERRMLVQDICMMLVPPQVAREASTATLFRHAVRQVPAEETSTLDDVVTTLSQLDDDAGKELANLLLDTAEMPLAMLFFGKPPEGLLGADAALTVITMAGLRLPDLKIEREYWSAEEALALPMLHTAHRLAVRRCYGGSMSSRKLVGLDEAHFMEGWRSGRSFLVRLARDSRKWNLAALVASQNPRDILGLDVQNLVSTVFVGRIAEDTEIASEALRLLRVPVNDGYEATLASLSTADATSASRLGFREFVMRDVDGRVQKVRVDVSYVQGLLDHLDTTPAAIAAATGVLPTVPDLEA; from the coding sequence ATGAGCCGCTCTTCCACGCCGGGTTCCCCGGCCGGGCGTCCGGCCGCTCCGCCCGGTAACCGTGCGCGATCGTTCGACTACACGGATGCCCCGGAGCCGGACGAGGCCGCCCTCGACCCGGCGCTGGTGCCCGCCCCGGGTCACGGCGGGGTGGGCGTCTTCCAGGCGCCCCGCCCGGTGCAGCGCCGGGCCGCCACCGAACCCGCCCCCGCACCGTCCACCAGCGACAGCGCCGACATCGACTCGCCCTTTTTGGACCTGTTCGGCGGCGCCCACCCGGGAGCGGCCCGCCCGGCCCCGCCACGCCGCGGCCCCGAGCGGGAACAGCCGACGATCCCGCAGCAGCCGGCCACCGCGCCGCTGCCCGCCCCACCCGAGGTCGCCCCACCCGCGCCCGTCGCGGAGCCCCCGGCGACGTACCAGCCGCCGACCCGGCCGGCCCGTCCCCGGGTGCCGCAGCAGCCCGGCGACCGGCTGCCCGTGGTACGCCCGCCCGCCCAGCCGGTGCCGGCCGACCCGGGTGGCGCTCGGGCCGCCGATGAGCTCGACCCGCCCGAGCCGCCCGACCGCCCGGCCCGCCGGGCGCCGAAGCAACTGCCGGAACGGCCCGCCGGCCGGGAGATTGCCCCGCCCCGACAGCGCTCCCCCGAACGGCGCAAGCAGCCGGCCAAGCCGGTCCGGGTCAAGCCGCCGAAAATCACGTTCGGCGACCGGGATCCGGCCGTGGAACTGGCCATCACCGAGATCGCCGGGCACCTCACCTTCACCCCGAACACCGTCACCGCCTGGTACTGGCTGCCCGAGGTGCGCTGGGCGTTCCGGCCGGACGCCGAGCGGGAGGCGCTGCTCTCGGCGATCTCCGAGCAGTACGCCGGCCTCGCCGGCTTCCGGCTGCACCTACGCCGCACCACCCGCCCCTTCCCGGCCGACGAGTGGGCCCGCACCATCGACGCGAACACCCCGGCGCCGCTGCCCGACGTACCGGGCACGCCGGGTTGGGGCGACCACCTGGTGGCCGCGCAGCGGCACCTGCTCTCGGTCAACCACGCCGAGGGCCAGACCTATCTCGGGGTCACCTTCGCCCGGCGGTCGCTCGGCGACTCGCTCACCGAGCGGCTGCTGCGCACCTTCGGCCGGGGGGTCGCCGAGGGCGAACGCCGCCGGCTGGGCCGGACCGTCGAGCAGTTCGACGAGGTGCTCGGCGCGTTCGGCATGCGCGGGCGGCGGGTCACCCCGCAGGAGCTGGAGTGGCTGCTGTACCGCTCGGTGGCGCTCTGCATGGCGCCCCCCGGCGCGCTCTCCCCGGTCACCGACGGCCGGTGGGAACGCGGCGACCTGCTGGCCCTGACCGAGCAGGTGGAGCGCTACCGCACGCCGTACGGCTCGACGGTCAAGCTGGTCAACCGGGTCACCGGCGAGGAACGGCACGTCGCGGTGCTGGCGGTGGGCCGGATGGAACCGCTGGAGATCCCGGAGCGGCACGAGCCCTGGCTGCACTTCCACGAGCGGCTGCCCTGGCCGATGGAGTTGTCCACCCGGGTCGACATCCTCGGTCCCGGCGACTCCTTCCGCAACCTCGAACACCGGCTGCGGATGATCCGCTCGCAGCAGCTCGACTACGCCGAGCACGGCATCGACGCCCCGCCCGAGCTGGAGCGGTTGGCCAAGCGGGCGCTGGTGATCGGCGACGAGATGACCACCGGGCTGCCGGTCGACTCGGCCCGCGCGCACGGCTGGCACCGCATCGCGGTCGGTGGCCGTACCCGGGAGGAGTGCCTGGAGCGGGCCCGGCGGCTGGTCCAGCTCTACTCCCGCGAGCTGCGCATCTCGCTCCAGCACCCGAAGAACCAGGACTGGCTGGCCCGCGAGTTCATCCCCGGCGAGCCGATCGCCAACACCGGCTACGTCCGGCGGATGCCGGTCAACCTGCTCGCCGCCGCGCTGCCCCAGGCCGCGTCGACCGTCGGCGACCGGCGCGGCGACCTGATCGGCCGGACAGCCGGCACCTGCCGCCGCCCGGTCTTCCTCGACCTGCACTACCCGATGGAGGTCCGCGAGCGCTCCGGGCTCGCCGTCTTCGTGGCCGAACCGGGCGGCGGCAAGTCCACCCTGCTCGGCGCGCTCGGCTACCTGGCCGCCCGGCGCGGCGTGCAGGTGACCCTGCTCGACCCGTCCGGCCCGCTGGCCCGGCTCTGCGCGATGCCGGAGCTGCGCCCGTACTCGCGGGTGCTCAACCTGACCGGCTCGGAGCACGGCACCCTGGCGCCGTACTCGCTCATCCCCACCCCGCTGCGCAGCGAGTTCGGCGCCGGCGCGGCCGGTGACCGGGAGTTCGAGATCGCCGTCTCCAACGCCCGCGCCGAGCGACGGATGCTGGTGCAGGACATCTGCATGATGCTGGTGCCGCCGCAGGTGGCCCGCGAGGCGTCGACCGCCACCCTGTTCCGGCACGCCGTACGCCAGGTGCCGGCGGAGGAGACCTCCACCCTGGACGACGTGGTCACCACGCTCAGCCAGCTGGACGACGACGCCGGCAAGGAACTGGCCAACCTGCTGCTCGACACCGCCGAGATGCCGCTGGCCATGCTCTTCTTCGGTAAGCCACCGGAAGGGCTGCTCGGCGCAGACGCGGCGCTCACCGTGATCACCATGGCCGGCCTCCGGCTGCCCGACCTCAAGATCGAGCGGGAGTACTGGTCGGCCGAGGAGGCGCTCGCCCTGCCGATGCTGCACACCGCGCACCGGCTGGCCGTCCGTCGCTGCTACGGCGGGTCGATGTCGTCGCGCAAGCTGGTCGGCCTCGACGAGGCGCACTTCATGGAGGGCTGGCGCTCCGGGCGCTCGTTCCTGGTCCGGCTCGCCCGGGACTCCCGCAAGTGGAACCTCGCCGCCCTGGTGGCCTCGCAGAACCCGCGCGACATCCTCGGCCTCGACGTGCAGAACCTCGTCTCCACCGTGTTCGTCGGCCGAATCGCCGAGGACACCGAGATCGCCTCCGAGGCGCTGCGCCTGCTCCGGGTGCCGGTCAACGACGGCTACGAGGCCACCCTCGCCTCGCTTTCCACGGCGGACGCCACCTCGGCCAGCCGGCTCGGCTTCCGGGAGTTCGTGATGCGCGACGTCGACGGGCGGGTGCAGAAGGTCCGGGTCGACGTCTCGTACGTCCAGGGCCTGCTGGACCACCTCGACACCACACCCGCGGCGATCGCCGCCGCGACCGGCGTACTGCCGACCGTGCCCGATCTGGAGGCGTGA